AATATGGGAAATAGCTTCCTCGCGCGGGAGAAGGATGCACTGACTGACCATTTCGATGTCCTCCTGAAATAGCTCAATGATCTGGAGCATGGCCTCCGGCTGTTTCTGACGGACACCGGTCAGAAGGTCTGCGAATTCGCTGTCTGTGATAGCTGCTGGAGCATTTTTTGCTTCCATTTGTTAACCCCCTGTTGACTCATATGCAGCTGTGCCGCGACCTCAGCCTCTGTCATTTCCTGTAGATAAATCTTCTGCAGAATTACCTTTCCTTTGGCTGGAAGTGTATCTAATAGTTGTTCAATGGACAACCGGTTAATCATCTCCTCCGCTTCATCCCGCTGAGCCGGGCGGATATCCATGAAGGTACACTCATGCCGGCGGGTTCGCTTGCTCCGGTATTGTAAGCGCCAGCCGATTCGATAGATTTCCTGCCGGTAACGCTGTATCATTTGCTGTTCCATTGCCGTTATGCCTCCTCTTCTATATATCTTTCTAATAATAGGGAAATATTAGGTTATATTTTACAACCAAAATGCGAACTTATGTTCTGTTATTTTAGCATATTTGCCTGCGGACCTATAGTGATA
This genomic interval from Paenibacillus sp. FSL H8-0332 contains the following:
- a CDS encoding sigma factor-like helix-turn-helix DNA-binding protein, with the protein product MEQQMIQRYRQEIYRIGWRLQYRSKRTRRHECTFMDIRPAQRDEAEEMINRLSIEQLLDTLPAKGKVILQKIYLQEMTEAEVAAQLHMSQQGVNKWKQKMLQQLSQTANSQTF